The following are from one region of the Paenibacillus sabinae T27 genome:
- the pyrE gene encoding orotate phosphoribosyltransferase yields MSPLLNRSEQIASYLLKIEAVALRPQEPFTWTSGIKSPIYCDNRLTLSYPEIRSYIADAFAELIATEYPGTEVIAGTATAGIPHAAWVADKLNLPMAYIRDKAKGHGKQNQIEGIISPGQKVIVIEDLISTGGSSLKAAQAVQEAGGEPLAVLAIFSYELDRATNAFSEAGIPLQSLSNYSTLIDVALGQGKIAAEDVELLQSWRRDPSSFGK; encoded by the coding sequence GTGAGTCCATTGCTGAACAGAAGTGAACAAATTGCCTCTTACTTATTGAAGATCGAGGCGGTCGCCCTGCGCCCGCAGGAGCCTTTTACATGGACATCCGGCATCAAGTCCCCGATCTATTGCGATAACCGGCTTACTCTTTCGTATCCGGAAATCCGCAGCTACATCGCCGACGCTTTCGCCGAATTGATCGCTACCGAATACCCCGGTACGGAGGTTATTGCCGGAACCGCAACCGCCGGCATCCCGCATGCCGCCTGGGTGGCGGACAAGCTGAATCTGCCGATGGCCTACATCCGCGACAAAGCCAAAGGACACGGCAAACAGAACCAGATCGAAGGCATTATCTCCCCTGGTCAAAAGGTCATCGTGATCGAAGACCTGATCTCCACCGGAGGCAGCTCGCTGAAAGCCGCTCAGGCGGTTCAAGAAGCGGGAGGCGAACCGCTTGCGGTACTGGCGATTTTCAGCTATGAACTGGATCGTGCGACCAATGCGTTCAGTGAGGCGGGCATTCCGCTGCAAAGCCTGTCCAACTACAGCACCCTGATCGACGTCGCGCTCGGTCAAGGCAAAATCGCAGCCGAAGACGTCGAACTGTTGCAATCGTGGAGACGTGATCCATCCTCATTCGGGAAATAA
- the pyrF gene encoding orotidine-5'-phosphate decarboxylase, protein MANRLMIPLDYPDAGQAKELIGKLKGIPCYMKVGMQLFYAAGPDFVRELKALGYSVFLDVKMHDIPNTVKGGAESVTALGVDMFNVHASGGSAMMAAAIEGIEAALHKNPALARPLVIAVTQLTSTSQTVMNNEIGIPGEVPDTVVRYAKLAAAAGLDGVVASPQEAAAISAACGPAFRTVTPGIRPSGSSLDDQSRVMTPGQAIRQGSHFLVVGRPITAAPDPRQAAEQIIEEMIKA, encoded by the coding sequence ATGGCCAACCGGCTGATGATCCCGCTTGATTATCCGGATGCCGGGCAGGCGAAAGAGCTGATCGGCAAGCTGAAAGGCATCCCGTGCTACATGAAGGTCGGCATGCAGCTGTTCTACGCCGCCGGTCCGGATTTTGTCAGAGAGCTGAAGGCCCTTGGCTATTCCGTATTTCTTGACGTGAAGATGCATGATATCCCGAACACGGTAAAAGGCGGAGCCGAGAGTGTGACAGCCCTTGGCGTCGATATGTTCAACGTCCATGCATCCGGCGGCTCGGCCATGATGGCGGCCGCAATAGAGGGCATTGAAGCGGCCCTGCACAAGAACCCTGCGCTTGCCCGTCCCCTGGTTATTGCGGTGACCCAGCTCACCAGCACCAGCCAGACGGTCATGAACAATGAGATCGGCATTCCCGGCGAAGTGCCGGACACAGTCGTGCGGTACGCGAAGCTTGCCGCAGCCGCCGGCTTGGACGGAGTCGTGGCTTCGCCTCAGGAAGCCGCAGCCATATCGGCTGCCTGCGGTCCCGCATTCCGCACCGTCACCCCTGGCATCCGGCCTTCCGGATCATCGCTGGACGACCAGAGCCGCGTCATGACACCTGGCCAGGCGATCCGTCAGGGAAGCCACTTCCTGGTTGTTGGACGGCCTATTACGGCCGCTCCCGACCCGCGTCAGGCAGCAGAGCAAATTATTGAGGAGATGATCAAAGCGTGA
- the carB gene encoding carbamoyl-phosphate synthase large subunit has product MPKNDKLKKILVIGSGPIVIGQAAEFDYAGTQACQALKEEGVEVILINSNPATIMTDTNMADKVYIEPITLDFVTGIIRQERPDGLLPTLGGQTGLNMAVELARAGVLEQENVKLLGTQLHSIEKAEDRDLFRDLMRELEQPVPESTIVTTLDEALAFAAGIGYPLIVRPAYTLGGTGGGICANEEELRETVKAGIRYSPIGQCLIEKSIAGMKEVEYEVMRDANDNCIVVCNMENFDPVGVHTGDSIVVAPSQTLSDREYQMLRSASLKIIRALNIEGGCNVQFALDPQSYQYYVIEVNPRVSRSSALASKATGYPIAKMAAKIALGYTLDEIINPVTGQTYACFEPTLDYIVSKIPRWPFDKFIYANRKLGTQMKATGEVMAIGRTFEESIHKAIRSLEIGVHRFKLPGAELIEDEVLKTRLAKPDDERIFLIAEAFRRGYQLQEIQDLTQVDWWFLDKIEGLIGFEDRIREEESLTPETLYQAKRLGFTDRAIAELRAEGQPGGKVTKEAEVRSMRLEQGLKPVYKMVDTCAAEFEATTPYYYSTYETENEVLPSDKKKVVVLGSGPIRIGQGIEFDYSTVHAVWAIQKAGYEAVIINNNPETVSTDFNTSDRLYFEPLFFEDVMNVIEQEQPIGVIVQFGGQTAINLAAPLSAAGVNILGTSLESIDEAEDRKRFEALLSRLDIAQPKGSTVTTVEEAVGTAQSLGYPVLVRPSYVLGGRAMEIVYSDTELLSYMKEAVKVNPDHPVLIDRYMLGKEVEVDAICDGETVVIPGIMEHVERAGVHSGDSIAVYPPQHLEDSLKQKIADITIKIAKELKTVGLVNIQFVIYRGEVYVIEVNPRSSRTVPFLSKVTGIPMALLATKVILGGKLKDEGYSEGLWPESDFVSVKVPVFSFAKLRRVEPTLGPEMKSTGEVMGRDRLYAKALYKGLIGAGMKIPTTGSIIVTVADKDKAEAIELMKGFHRLGYKIIATGGTASALENAGLNVMNVNKLGEGEPTIIDIIRSGQANFVFNTLTKGKTPERDGFLIRREAVENGIVCMTSLDTVTALLRMLETINFSSQSMPAFVGQ; this is encoded by the coding sequence ATGCCTAAGAACGATAAGCTTAAAAAGATACTCGTGATCGGCTCAGGGCCGATTGTCATCGGCCAGGCGGCCGAATTCGACTATGCCGGAACGCAGGCCTGCCAGGCGCTGAAAGAAGAAGGCGTAGAGGTTATTCTGATCAACAGCAACCCCGCCACCATCATGACCGATACGAATATGGCGGATAAAGTATATATTGAACCGATTACGCTTGACTTCGTTACCGGCATTATCCGGCAGGAGCGTCCTGACGGACTGCTGCCAACGCTCGGCGGGCAGACTGGCCTGAACATGGCCGTCGAGCTGGCGCGCGCGGGCGTGCTGGAGCAGGAGAACGTCAAGCTGCTCGGCACCCAGCTACACTCCATCGAGAAAGCGGAAGACCGCGACCTGTTCCGCGACCTGATGCGCGAACTTGAACAGCCCGTGCCGGAGAGCACGATTGTTACGACGCTGGACGAAGCGCTGGCGTTTGCCGCGGGGATCGGCTATCCGCTGATCGTACGTCCGGCTTATACGCTGGGCGGCACCGGCGGCGGGATTTGCGCGAATGAAGAAGAACTTCGCGAGACAGTCAAAGCCGGCATTCGCTACAGCCCGATCGGCCAGTGCCTGATCGAGAAGAGCATCGCCGGCATGAAGGAAGTCGAATATGAAGTCATGCGCGATGCGAACGACAACTGCATCGTGGTCTGCAACATGGAGAACTTTGACCCGGTCGGCGTGCATACGGGCGACAGTATCGTCGTGGCGCCGAGCCAGACGCTGTCCGACCGCGAGTACCAAATGCTCCGCAGCGCATCGCTGAAGATTATCCGCGCGCTGAACATCGAAGGCGGCTGCAATGTGCAGTTCGCGCTCGATCCGCAGAGCTATCAATACTATGTCATTGAAGTGAATCCGCGTGTCAGCCGTTCGTCGGCGCTGGCGTCGAAGGCAACCGGCTATCCGATTGCCAAGATGGCAGCCAAAATCGCCCTGGGCTACACGCTTGATGAAATCATCAACCCGGTTACGGGGCAGACTTATGCTTGCTTCGAGCCAACACTCGATTATATCGTCAGCAAAATTCCGCGCTGGCCGTTCGACAAGTTCATCTACGCGAACCGCAAGCTCGGTACCCAGATGAAGGCGACCGGCGAAGTTATGGCCATCGGCCGCACCTTCGAAGAGTCGATTCACAAAGCGATCCGTTCGCTGGAGATCGGTGTTCACCGGTTCAAGCTGCCTGGAGCCGAGCTGATTGAGGATGAAGTGCTGAAGACTCGTCTGGCGAAACCGGACGACGAGCGCATCTTCCTGATTGCCGAGGCATTCCGCCGCGGATATCAGCTACAGGAAATTCAGGATCTCACCCAGGTTGACTGGTGGTTCCTGGATAAGATTGAAGGCTTGATCGGCTTCGAGGACCGCATCCGCGAAGAGGAGAGCCTGACGCCGGAAACGCTGTACCAGGCGAAGCGTCTTGGCTTTACTGACCGCGCTATTGCTGAACTGCGGGCTGAAGGCCAGCCTGGCGGCAAGGTGACGAAGGAAGCCGAGGTTCGTTCGATGCGTCTGGAGCAGGGACTGAAACCAGTCTACAAAATGGTTGACACCTGCGCGGCCGAATTCGAGGCAACTACGCCTTATTATTACTCGACTTACGAAACCGAGAATGAAGTGCTTCCATCCGATAAGAAAAAAGTGGTTGTGCTAGGCTCCGGCCCGATCCGTATCGGCCAGGGCATCGAGTTCGACTACTCGACGGTTCATGCCGTCTGGGCAATCCAGAAGGCCGGATATGAAGCAGTCATTATCAATAATAACCCGGAGACGGTATCCACCGACTTCAACACCTCTGACCGGCTTTATTTCGAACCGCTGTTCTTCGAGGATGTTATGAACGTCATCGAGCAGGAACAACCAATCGGCGTCATCGTGCAGTTCGGCGGACAGACGGCCATTAACCTGGCTGCTCCGCTAAGCGCGGCAGGCGTCAACATTCTTGGCACAAGCCTTGAAAGCATCGACGAAGCGGAAGACCGCAAACGGTTCGAAGCGCTGCTGTCACGCCTGGATATCGCACAGCCGAAAGGCAGCACCGTAACGACGGTTGAAGAAGCTGTGGGCACGGCTCAATCGCTTGGCTATCCGGTTCTGGTGCGTCCTTCGTACGTACTGGGCGGCCGTGCAATGGAAATTGTCTACTCCGATACTGAACTGCTCAGCTACATGAAGGAAGCTGTGAAGGTCAACCCGGATCATCCGGTCCTGATCGACCGTTACATGCTGGGCAAAGAGGTTGAAGTCGATGCCATCTGCGACGGCGAAACCGTAGTTATTCCAGGGATCATGGAGCACGTGGAACGCGCGGGCGTTCACTCCGGCGACTCCATCGCGGTATATCCGCCGCAGCATCTGGAAGACAGCCTGAAGCAGAAAATCGCCGATATCACGATCAAGATCGCCAAGGAATTGAAGACAGTCGGACTGGTCAACATTCAGTTTGTCATCTACCGCGGTGAGGTTTACGTCATCGAAGTGAATCCGCGCTCGTCGCGTACCGTACCGTTCCTGAGCAAGGTGACGGGCATTCCGATGGCTCTTCTGGCAACGAAGGTCATTCTCGGCGGCAAGCTGAAGGACGAAGGGTACAGCGAAGGCCTGTGGCCGGAGAGTGACTTCGTCTCCGTCAAAGTGCCTGTCTTCTCGTTCGCCAAGCTGCGCAGAGTAGAGCCGACGCTGGGTCCGGAAATGAAATCGACCGGCGAAGTCATGGGCCGTGACAGATTGTATGCCAAGGCTCTGTATAAAGGTCTGATCGGCGCAGGCATGAAAATCCCGACCACTGGCTCGATTATCGTAACCGTGGCCGACAAGGATAAAGCGGAAGCGATCGAACTGATGAAAGGCTTCCACCGTCTGGGCTATAAGATCATTGCTACGGGCGGCACCGCTTCGGCGCTGGAAAATGCGGGCCTCAACGTCATGAACGTCAACAAGCTCGGTGAAGGTGAGCCTACCATTATCGACATTATCCGCAGCGGCCAGGCGAACTTCGTGTTCAATACGCTCACGAAAGGCAAGACGCCGGAGCGCGACGGCTTCCTTATCCGCCGCGAAGCGGTCGAGAACGGCATCGTCTGCATGACGTCGCTTGATACCGTAACGGCGCTGCTGCGCATGCTGGAGACGATCAACTTCTCCTCGCAGTCGATGCCGGCTTTCGTAGGACAATAA
- the carA gene encoding glutamine-hydrolyzing carbamoyl-phosphate synthase small subunit, with protein MQARLLLQDGTLFTGTAFGAEGEKTGEVVFNTGITGYQEVLSDPSYCGQIVTMTYPLIGNYGITRDDFESVRPFVHGFVVRRHETVPSNWRAEYSVDDLLKEYGIPGISDIDTRMLTRIIRHYGTMKAILTTSNKPVEELMEMMNDTSIDELRNQVARTSTASAYSSPGTKEKIVLVDYGAKTGILRELNNRGCDVIVVPHNVTADEIRRINPDGIQLSNGPGDPKDVPYAVKTISELLGEYPIFGICLGHQLFALACGADTEKLKFGHRGGNHPVKELSGGRCYITSQNHGYTVNEDSVKGTELEVTHINNNDKTIEGLKHTRYPAFSVQYHPEAAPGPHDSSYLFDRFLEMIAEHKRNTPAISRQAQHAANARIAAPTPKQQLEAVKGAY; from the coding sequence ATGCAGGCAAGATTGCTGCTACAGGACGGAACGCTGTTTACCGGCACCGCATTTGGGGCGGAAGGCGAGAAGACTGGCGAGGTTGTATTTAATACGGGGATTACGGGATATCAGGAGGTATTGTCCGATCCTTCGTACTGCGGGCAAATCGTTACGATGACGTATCCGCTGATCGGGAATTATGGCATCACTCGTGATGACTTTGAGTCCGTGCGGCCTTTCGTACACGGCTTCGTTGTGCGCCGTCATGAGACGGTGCCCAGCAACTGGCGGGCCGAGTACAGCGTCGATGACCTGCTGAAGGAGTACGGCATACCTGGGATCAGCGACATCGATACCCGGATGCTGACACGCATCATCCGCCACTATGGCACGATGAAGGCGATCCTGACCACCTCCAACAAGCCGGTGGAAGAGCTGATGGAAATGATGAACGATACCTCGATTGACGAGCTGCGTAACCAGGTGGCACGCACTTCCACTGCCAGCGCATACAGCAGTCCGGGAACGAAGGAAAAAATCGTGCTCGTGGACTACGGCGCCAAGACGGGGATTCTGCGCGAGCTGAACAACCGCGGCTGCGACGTCATCGTCGTTCCCCATAACGTGACCGCGGACGAAATCCGCCGTATCAATCCGGACGGCATCCAGCTGTCCAACGGTCCTGGGGACCCCAAAGACGTGCCTTACGCCGTCAAGACGATTTCCGAGCTGCTCGGCGAATACCCGATCTTCGGCATCTGCCTGGGACACCAGCTGTTTGCACTGGCCTGCGGCGCGGATACCGAGAAGCTTAAATTCGGACATCGCGGCGGCAACCATCCGGTCAAGGAACTGTCGGGCGGACGCTGCTACATCACCTCGCAGAACCACGGCTACACCGTTAACGAAGACTCGGTAAAAGGCACGGAGCTTGAAGTGACACACATCAACAATAACGACAAGACGATTGAAGGGCTGAAGCATACCCGCTACCCCGCTTTCTCGGTGCAGTACCATCCGGAAGCGGCTCCGGGACCGCATGACAGCAGCTACCTGTTCGACCGTTTTCTGGAGATGATTGCGGAGCACAAACGGAATACTCCCGCAATTTCCCGTCAAGCCCAGCATGCGGCGAACGCGCGGATCGCGGCGCCTACCCCGAAACAGCAGCTTGAAGCCGTGAAAGGAGCCTACTAA
- a CDS encoding dihydroorotase — translation MIIKNANVLNAEGVLERKHIQIENGTISAILNGNETIAEGSETIDAAGKLLVPGLIDMHVHLREPGFEHKETIETGSRSAAKGGYTTIASMPNTMPVTDSPEVVKLVQDKARAAGLVKVLPYAAITKSQQGQELTDFAALKEAGAIGFTDDGVGVQTAQMMKDAMSIAASMDMPVIAHCEDNSLVVGAPVAEGSFARKHGLKGIPNESEAIHVGRDILLAEATGVHYHVCHVSTEQSVRLIRQAKEIGIRVTAEVCPHHLLLSEEDIPGLDANWKMNPPLRSRRDVDACIEALLDGTIDIIVTDHAPHSAEEKAKGMQAAPFGIVGFETAFPLMYTKFVAAGKMDLALLVKRMTADPARVFRLNTGVLEPGAPADVTLIDLETEKEVDPETFASKGRNTPFTGWKLKGWPVLTITDGRVVWSEELEENRKNEAEQQA, via the coding sequence GTGATTATCAAAAATGCCAATGTTTTGAATGCGGAAGGCGTCTTGGAACGCAAGCACATCCAGATTGAGAACGGTACGATCTCCGCGATTCTGAATGGGAACGAGACGATCGCCGAAGGTTCGGAAACGATTGATGCCGCCGGCAAGCTGCTGGTTCCGGGGCTAATCGATATGCACGTGCATTTGCGCGAACCGGGTTTTGAACATAAGGAGACGATTGAGACAGGCAGCCGTTCGGCGGCCAAGGGCGGATATACGACGATTGCCAGCATGCCGAACACCATGCCGGTAACCGACAGCCCGGAAGTGGTGAAGCTGGTGCAGGACAAGGCCCGCGCGGCCGGACTGGTCAAGGTGCTGCCTTACGCCGCGATCACGAAGAGTCAGCAGGGGCAGGAGCTTACGGATTTTGCCGCGCTGAAGGAAGCCGGAGCGATTGGCTTTACGGATGACGGCGTAGGCGTGCAGACGGCTCAAATGATGAAGGATGCGATGAGCATCGCGGCATCCATGGATATGCCGGTCATCGCGCACTGCGAAGACAACTCCCTGGTTGTGGGCGCACCGGTAGCTGAAGGAAGCTTTGCCCGCAAGCACGGGCTGAAGGGCATTCCGAATGAGTCGGAAGCGATCCATGTCGGCCGGGATATTTTGCTGGCTGAGGCGACGGGCGTGCATTACCATGTGTGCCATGTCAGCACGGAACAATCGGTTCGGTTGATCCGCCAGGCCAAGGAAATCGGCATCCGCGTGACCGCCGAGGTATGTCCGCATCATCTGCTGCTGTCGGAGGAGGACATCCCGGGGCTTGACGCCAACTGGAAAATGAATCCGCCGCTGCGCTCGCGCCGCGATGTGGATGCCTGCATCGAGGCTTTGCTTGACGGAACGATCGACATCATTGTGACGGACCACGCGCCGCACAGCGCCGAAGAGAAAGCCAAAGGGATGCAGGCTGCACCGTTCGGCATTGTCGGATTCGAGACGGCATTTCCGCTGATGTATACGAAATTTGTCGCCGCAGGCAAGATGGATCTTGCCCTGCTGGTCAAGAGAATGACGGCCGATCCGGCCCGCGTGTTCAGGCTGAACACCGGTGTGCTGGAGCCGGGAGCTCCGGCGGATGTAACGCTGATCGATCTGGAGACGGAGAAGGAAGTCGACCCGGAAACCTTCGCAAGCAAGGGCCGAAACACGCCGTTTACAGGCTGGAAGCTGAAAGGCTGGCCGGTGTTGACGATTACGGACGGTCGGGTTGTATGGAGCGAGGAACTAGAAGAGAACCGGAAGAACGAAGCGGAGCAGCAGGCCTAA
- a CDS encoding aspartate carbamoyltransferase catalytic subunit, with amino-acid sequence MMTATRVKERSLLGLRGLDAAEISAILDRAAYWDKQTEKASSVLASRFVSNMFFENSTRTRFSFEMAEKRLGAQVLNFTAAASSVEKGESIYDTVRTLESMGIDAGVIRLKPAGVLAQLSEKVSIPLINAGDGNNEHPTQALLDLYTMLKTFGDIKGLTVSIIGDIMHSRVARSNLWGLTTMGAKVQFCAPENMKAPELMDYAPYVSMEEALRADVVMMLRVQLERHASGMLSSAEEYRRQFGLTEERAAKLASHTVIMHPAPVNRNVEIDDAVVESAKSLIFPQMSNGVPIRMAVIERAIR; translated from the coding sequence ATGATGACAGCTACCCGAGTAAAGGAACGGAGCCTGCTTGGACTTAGAGGTTTGGACGCGGCGGAAATTTCCGCGATACTGGACAGAGCGGCGTATTGGGACAAGCAGACGGAGAAGGCAAGCTCGGTGCTGGCCTCGCGGTTTGTCTCCAACATGTTCTTCGAGAACAGCACGCGCACCCGCTTCTCGTTCGAAATGGCCGAGAAGCGTCTCGGTGCCCAGGTTCTGAACTTCACGGCAGCGGCTTCCAGCGTTGAAAAAGGCGAGTCGATCTACGATACCGTCCGCACGCTGGAGTCAATGGGCATCGATGCAGGCGTCATCCGGCTGAAGCCGGCGGGCGTGCTGGCCCAGCTCTCCGAGAAAGTATCCATTCCGCTGATTAACGCCGGCGACGGGAACAATGAGCATCCGACGCAGGCGCTGCTGGACCTGTACACCATGCTCAAGACCTTCGGAGACATCAAGGGTCTGACCGTATCCATCATCGGGGATATAATGCACAGCCGGGTAGCACGCTCCAATCTGTGGGGGCTGACCACGATGGGAGCCAAGGTGCAGTTCTGCGCGCCGGAGAATATGAAAGCCCCAGAGCTGATGGATTATGCGCCTTATGTCTCGATGGAGGAAGCGCTGAGAGCGGACGTGGTTATGATGCTGCGCGTACAGCTGGAGCGGCACGCTTCGGGAATGCTGTCATCGGCGGAAGAGTACCGCCGGCAGTTCGGCCTGACGGAAGAACGGGCCGCGAAACTGGCTTCGCACACGGTCATTATGCATCCTGCGCCGGTCAATCGTAATGTCGAAATTGACGACGCGGTAGTCGAAAGCGCGAAATCGCTGATTTTTCCGCAGATGTCCAATGGAGTTCCGATCCGGATGGCGGTCATTGAAAGAGCGATCCGATAA
- the pyrR gene encoding bifunctional pyr operon transcriptional regulator/uracil phosphoribosyltransferase PyrR — translation MIIEKNVIMDETAIRRALSRIAHEILEKNKGIEDCMLIGIRTRGVYLARRIAERIKEIEGADVPCGELDVTFYRDDLEPGKNKNANDGDCNGKGTLILPANISGTRDKKIILFDDVLYTGRTIRAAMDALMDCGRPRMIQLAVLADRGHREVPIRPDYVGKNVPTSRHESIEVALKEVDGTDEVHILSNWEAK, via the coding sequence ATGATTATCGAGAAGAATGTCATTATGGACGAGACGGCGATTCGCCGGGCGCTATCGCGCATAGCGCATGAGATTCTGGAGAAGAACAAAGGCATCGAAGATTGCATGCTGATCGGTATCCGCACCCGGGGCGTATATCTCGCACGGCGGATCGCGGAGCGAATCAAAGAGATCGAAGGCGCCGATGTTCCTTGCGGCGAGCTTGACGTCACTTTTTACAGAGACGATCTGGAGCCGGGGAAGAATAAGAATGCGAACGACGGAGATTGTAACGGAAAAGGGACGTTGATCCTTCCCGCCAACATTTCGGGTACCCGGGACAAAAAGATTATCCTGTTCGACGATGTTCTCTACACCGGACGGACGATTCGGGCGGCGATGGACGCGCTGATGGACTGCGGACGTCCGCGGATGATCCAACTGGCGGTTCTGGCCGACAGAGGCCACCGCGAAGTGCCGATTCGCCCGGACTATGTGGGCAAGAATGTGCCGACCTCAAGGCATGAATCGATTGAAGTGGCGCTGAAAGAAGTCGACGGCACGGACGAAGTGCACATACTATCGAACTGGGAGGCAAAATAA
- a CDS encoding LL-diaminopimelate aminotransferase, which yields MSIEQYQDTFIQNNFADRIGGANYGKDTNIYKFEKIKRAKAAAKKDFPDIELIDMGVGEPDEMADAGIVAKLAEEAAKEENRGYADNGIAEFKEAAAQYLKDVFNVNGIDPATEVLHSIGSKPALAMLPSAFINPGDITIMTIPGYPVLGTHTKYLGGQVYNVELKKENNFLPDLSSIPEDIAYKAKLLYLNYPNNPTGASATPQFFAEVVAWAKKYNVVVIHDAPYAALTYDGLKPLSFLSVRGAKDVGVELHSLSKSYNMTGWRIGFVAGNPLIVKAFGDVKDNNDSGQFIAIQKAAAYGLAHPEITEAIAAKYSRRHNLLVDALNSLGFKATKPKGSFFMYVEAPKGIKGGRRFESGEDFSQYLIREKLISTVPWDDAGAFVRFSVTFIAKGEEEELRVISEIKRRLSDVEFEF from the coding sequence ATGAGTATCGAACAATACCAGGATACGTTTATCCAGAACAATTTCGCGGATCGCATCGGCGGAGCGAACTACGGCAAGGATACCAACATCTATAAATTTGAGAAGATCAAACGCGCCAAGGCTGCGGCCAAGAAGGATTTTCCCGATATCGAATTGATCGATATGGGCGTCGGCGAGCCGGACGAAATGGCGGATGCTGGCATCGTCGCCAAGCTGGCCGAGGAAGCGGCCAAGGAAGAGAACCGCGGTTATGCGGACAACGGCATTGCCGAATTCAAGGAAGCGGCGGCCCAATATTTAAAGGACGTATTTAATGTGAACGGCATTGACCCGGCTACCGAGGTACTGCATTCCATTGGCTCGAAGCCGGCGCTGGCCATGCTCCCTTCCGCTTTTATCAATCCGGGAGATATTACGATCATGACCATTCCGGGCTATCCGGTGCTGGGCACGCATACGAAATATCTGGGCGGCCAAGTCTACAATGTCGAGCTTAAGAAGGAAAATAACTTCCTTCCCGACCTGAGCTCCATTCCGGAAGACATCGCCTACAAGGCGAAGCTTCTTTACCTGAACTATCCGAACAACCCTACGGGAGCCAGTGCAACTCCGCAATTTTTTGCTGAAGTCGTAGCCTGGGCGAAGAAGTACAATGTCGTCGTCATTCATGACGCCCCTTATGCCGCGCTGACCTATGACGGCCTGAAGCCGCTGAGCTTCCTGTCTGTTCGCGGTGCGAAGGATGTTGGCGTAGAGCTGCATTCCCTGTCCAAATCGTACAACATGACGGGCTGGAGAATCGGGTTTGTGGCCGGCAATCCGCTGATCGTCAAAGCTTTCGGCGACGTGAAGGACAATAACGATTCCGGTCAGTTCATCGCTATTCAGAAAGCGGCGGCTTATGGCCTGGCTCATCCTGAAATTACAGAAGCCATCGCGGCCAAATATTCCCGCCGACACAACCTGCTGGTGGACGCGCTGAACAGCCTTGGCTTTAAGGCAACGAAACCGAAAGGCTCCTTCTTTATGTATGTTGAAGCGCCAAAGGGAATCAAAGGCGGACGCCGCTTCGAGTCGGGCGAGGATTTCTCCCAATATCTGATTCGCGAAAAGCTGATCTCGACCGTGCCTTGGGATGATGCCGGCGCGTTCGTTCGCTTCTCCGTCACCTTTATCGCCAAGGGTGAAGAAGAAGAGCTGCGCGTTATTTCCGAAATCAAGCGCCGCCTCAGCGACGTGGAATTTGAATTTTAA